The Zonotrichia albicollis isolate bZonAlb1 chromosome 9, bZonAlb1.hap1, whole genome shotgun sequence genome has a window encoding:
- the LOC141730114 gene encoding serine/threonine-protein kinase PAK 3-like: protein MSLQVAIKKMSLRGQNRERAVNEILLLKDKKNPNIVNSLDSFLVDGDLWLVMEYMDGGTLQDVVRQTRMAEGEMAAVSRECLQGLDFLHSERVIHRDLKSSNILLGMDGSVRESVKATA, encoded by the exons ATGTCCCTTCAGGTGGCCATCAAGAAAATGAGTCTCAGAGGGCAGAACAGGGAACGAGCTGTGAATGAGATCCTGCTCCTGAAGGACAAGAAGAACCCCAACATTGTCAACTCTTTGGACAG CTTCCTTGTTGATGGAGATCTCTGGCTGGTGATGGAATATATGGATGGAGGAACTTTGCAGGACGTTGTCAGACAGACACGCATGGCTGAAGGAGAGATGGCAGCTGTCAGTCGGGAG tgtctgcagggcctggatttCCTCCATTCAGAGCGGGTCATCCACAGGGATCTGAAGAGCTCCAACATCCTCCTGGGCATGGATGGCTCTGTCAGGGAATCAGTAAAAGCCACTGCATGA